The genomic interval ggcaaatattatatgatctcatttatactAAATAAGTAGACTATGTAACAGTAGCAATAAAAACATCAGCACCCCCCACTTCCCCACACGAGTTAAATGGCTAAATACCTTTATGAGGGCTTTGTGTTCGATAGGCAAAATCTAGTTGGTGTAGGCTGCCTAGGGCCAGTGATTTGCCCATTCACCTCATGCCTTGCACATCTATACATCCTTGCCCCACCACGAATCATGGGGAAAAGGAGTTTGCCCAAGTTTGCTCTTCAAGAAGTCCCAGAGGAGGCTGGGTGCTTTGGGAGGCAGGAGACCCAGGGGTATGCATGTCCAGGACCCTGCTTAGCTGCTGCAAGTGTTCATCCTGTAACGCAGGTACACCAGCTGTGAAGAACTGTGAAGAACCTGAGATTTTACCTTGTAGGCTAGATAAGTTAGCCTGCCACAGTTTCACAGGTGCTAGTGGACTCTTAGGTCAGATGCAAAGGACCGCATTACTCCAGACAAATAAGCTTTGTGTTCATATCATTTTCTCATGCCCCCCCAAGTCAATAAAGGTAACATGGTGCCTCCATGGATTGGATGATGTGcacacagtgtgtgtgtgtgggggggggggggggcgggggggaggtcaggagcaataaatcaggcaataaatcaggccctagcaagaagaaggtatccggagtcacaagatccagggcaggaagttcccaagagttaaaaattgaacaataatcattgttaagaaacaaaaagaatgggatgtattgttcaagagcaaatggcatttctctgcttctgttgataagattgcttgcttacagctgcaaaccaagatgtggctcaaaaagataatgtcctttttcctgcttctgtggatacgcgtgtggtttttacctttataagccccccttgagaactcctccgggctgctctctgattcctccttcttgagtttctgaggcagtcgccggggcggggcgggctaataaagactcctaattggcttgcaaattgctttgacttgtgtggtctctcttctggtgcgccccacaacaaaTGAACCTGTATCACAGCTGAGGAATCCCAAGCTTAGGAACCCTGGGTCTTCTCCAGATGCTGTATATGCTAGTCAACTGGCCCAACCCTTGCCGGGGGCGGAAACATGATCTTTATTATCCTAGTCAGGAAACAAATCTGCTCTCTTCCCCAAAAGGAGACCTTCACTATTCTCTTCCAAGGCTGTTAGGCAAGTATTCTTGAAAAGTCAGTCTGGAACAAAAACTGTCCCAAGATGTGTAGAAATGCCATGGAGCTTGGCCTCCCAACACATGCCAGTTTCTCCCATGGGCCTGCTGGGAAACCCTGCTCTCCCAATGTAAGTGTGAGGGCGTCTCCTagggaaaaagaaaggactaATCTCCTGTGAGAGCTCACAGCTTTGCACAAGGTGCTGCCAGGGGTCTGGTGGCATTTATAGAGTTCAACCATGCTTCCCAGGCTTGTCACTGgggcgtgtgtgtgtatgtgtgtgtgtatgtgaattgagcaagttacttaactttacCTTCATCATCAGCAGGTGGGATTACAAGTGTTAGTTGAGGCTTGTTGAGAAGATTAAACAAGATAATATATAGAGAGCATTTAGCCTGATGCCTGGTAGAGAGTAAGTTCTGGATCACTAATACCTATGATTATGGGAAACTGTCTTAGAACCATGTGTGTGCAGGAATATAGGACGATTCAGTCCTGTTTTAAAATGGACTCCCTAAAATTAGGTGAGGAATATCATTGCCTACGGTTGGGTCCAACCTGTAccttaatatctaaaatattacctgtgctggtttgaaggaattatgtaccctagaaaagccatcctGATCcacttgtgaaggcagccatttcttttaattcctcatcagcactgtagtttggaaacttgattagattatctccacagagatgtgacacgtccaattgtgggtattaacctttgatgagaggaagatgtgactccactcattccaggtgggtcttgattagtttactggaatcctttaaaagaggaagcattttggagagagcaacagagccgAGATAGAGACACAAGAACcagagcctatgcagccagagacctttggagaaggaaaatgcccacgggggagcttcatgaaataagaagtctggagagaaagctaggagatgtccacatgcctttccagttgagagagaaaccctgaacttcactggcctttcttgagtgaacgtgacctcttgttggtgccttaatttggacattttcatggccttggaactgtaaacttgcaacttaataaattcccttatttaaaagccattctgtttctggtatatcacataccagaagctagcaaactagaacattatctAATCTCATTAATGTCCACAGCTTTTATTaggttttctcatttcaaaaataaaatatcatttaattatcaccactgttaacattttggttaACAGCCTCCAACTTACTTGGATGTGTATTTAGTTATGCATAAGTGCATGTATAAAGTGTTACCTAAATAGGCTTATACtgtatattctattttataagaTGTTTTTTCATTAAACAGTAATTACTAAAATTTTAATACCAGTTGTTATTTCCTCCAAAACTCTTTGATTTAGTGTTTACGAACCCACTCTGAAACAGTGGAATCCCATCTCTTTATGGCCATACATTAAACCAATATATCAAGTTTAATGCACCTACTTTTTATAAGAGTGATGAAATCCAaagtaacttttttaaaaattaaatcctaTTTTAACACAATCCTATTATAATTCACTGAAATGGTATTGGAATCCCTACAGCTTTGTGGAAGCACCTCCTATGTGGGGGAAAAGCTGCCTTTGAATAACTACAAAGTGGGTTGATAGTATTACATGGTAAGGATTAATTATACAAATTGTGAGCATTTAGTCATTAGCTTAATAAGGCACTTACATAACCCTTGTTATCTGTTTCAGATAGTTTTGCTCAGCTGGAATTTCTTCATAATAACTTCCTACTCTCAAACCAATACAAGTCTACACCCAATCAGCACACAGATTGCTGACATACATTGCTTCCAACGGCTGTTTATTGAGAGTTATGAATACAGACAATATAAAAAAACTAACTGGATACAGTCTTGCCCAATTGGTATACATCTCACAGTtaattttgaaagttaaaaagGTTATTAACAAGTTCCATCAGCACGTTTCATAAACTCTGATTTCTGAAAaacattttcagtgattatacctaagttaaaaaaaatacctattgATCAGAAAGACAAACGAAAAATCGACTTAAATATTTAATGGATAATATTTATGAGCATTTCAAATAATGGGTTCACCTGATATTTTCCATATTCTTTGACCTGTTTATTTACAGAACCCGAGACTCAAGTTTTAAAGTTAATGACTTGCTGGGGTTACTGGGAAGGAGAGTAATTGTGAAAAAAGTGGACACTTCagttctttttataaaaattgccTTGCATACTGATGAATGCATGAACCGCCTCAGTGAGTCATGGCCTATTTATTGACCATTAAGAGAAGAATCCAGTTGAAAGTGTCTCTTTCATTTCCAGCCCTCTCCCCCCAATTAAACGAAGTAAAGTTGCATTGCATCACAGCAACAACAGGATACTAATTCTAACAGTAGTTGGAACCAGGaggaaaagacacaaatatttaGCAAGGCATACAAATAGgtaggtaaaaggaaaaaaaactgaacagtgggcaccattttatttttacttgttctCATACAGATGCACTCAATTTAACACCCACAGACCATCTCATTATATGCAATGGAATTGTACCCCATAATTGTTTAGCTCATCTCCATTCCCTTATCAAAATGAAATGTAATTCAGCAAATTACTTCTAGAGGAGTGTTGTACTTCATCATGAAGACGTTATCCATTAGAACAATCAGCTGTTAAATGGCTAAAAAGAGCTACAGATTGTAAACAACAGCGAATGATAAAGCTCTTAGAAGTCTCTGGAATAAGTAGATCCGAGGAAGGCTGCATCCGGCAGGAAAATCAGTCACTTCTCATTTCAAAGGAGGCCAGACATGCGCTCACCATCCTATGCAGGGGTCTGGGCAATCCCGCAGGTAACTTTCTAATTGACCTTTGGGGACATCCATCaatgtggtgaacacagttagcTGAAAGGAAAGTTATTTTTACCGTAAGGATGTTTCCAATTCTAACAGGTCCTGACTCCTACCAGCATTTTTGCACTcctagaatttttctttttttttttttaagaaggttTACTTTGTATTaaataatggaaaacaaaacaaccaaccTCAATGGAACCAACATGTTGGGTAGTAACTCTAAACAGGCTTGGGAGGTAATCTCTTCAGTTCCTTATGGGGCCTGACTCCCGGGCAGTACGCTGCTTTGTCATCAATGTTTTAAAAGATTTAGGACTCACTTAATCCTTCTCAATGTATAATGTGCAGTCATGCAAAGCCTAACAGTGTATCATGGAGTACACACAGTTTGGCTATCCTTATCCTTACATCATTTATAATACAGTAGGGCAAGACATGCAGGCACACAGATTACACAACACACACAAACTCACAAAGAATCATGCAGAATGCATAAGCAACACAACTGAGTTCTCAAATGAAGATGGTGTGGGCTCTGCAGGAGCTAGGATCTGACCCAAAGGCTAAAGGGCTGGAGGAATCTGTACTGGCAGAGGTAATGGAGGCAGTTTTATTTTAGGGAGAATTAGGGAAAAAAGactaaggaaaggaagaaaaggaacaaatggGAAAATCAGGTTGCCTATAACCGGAACACACAGGGAATGACTGTTAGAAAACTGCATGATTAGGAAACTTAAGGCATTTTTCCAGCTTATTGTGGGGGAGATAAAAGGATATGATAAAGTTTAAGGGAAACTCTAATCCAACAAGACAAGAGCTCTGTCTGAAAATAGACTTCACACGATGCTTTGTTGAGGTGTTACTTGTGGAGCATACCCTGAGATTTCTGATGTATAGGAGAAGTCAAGAGTAACACGCTAGGGTTCATTCAAGCACCATTTAAAGCAAAGCTGGGAAATAATCCTCTAACCAGTTTGGACATCAAGCCACAGTGATCAATTTAGTCACAGCCCAAAAGTTATGATTGAATcacacaaaaacattaaaaaagccTTAAACTGAACAAGATTTGGGATTCTAGCTCATACCCATCCAAGGTAATAAGGACAGATAAAATGCAGGAATGAATTCTTCcccccaaacaaataaaaaagaagtacCTTGTTGAGGACAGGTTTCGTTGATAGGACATCATATAGGGTTGCAAATGAAatatgctaaaaaacaaaaatagttttgTTCAGTAAGTTAAATACAGATGTCAGAAACTTCTCCTCACAAATGCATCTTTAGAAACCACCTCCAATTCACTCCACTCCATCTAAAAAATTTTCCTTTGGGGTCTTTGTTGGAAACAGAGAGTGACTGAATAAAGGTTCTAATGTAttatgtcttctttctctcttttatagtTCCTGCCTGTCTGCCATTCAACTTCATAGAATGGTGTCTGGAATTAggataagaaaggaaaagggcaGCAGAATTTTGCTctttaagttaaaaaacaaaataaaactcaatGGAGATACTCTAGAACTActgaataatatgagaattataaATTCTTCAAGAGTTAAAGAAAAATGCTAGAACTAAGATAATCTCTAAGGGTCACCATTTCTTTCTGTATGCAATGGTGCAAATGTACCTCTTGAGTTGTTCGGTTTAGACACATCTTTGCAGGTGTTCTACGATCATCAAGGAAGAAGGGATTTTTCCAATGGTCATAATTTGTTTGTACCACATACCATTTACCCTGCCTAGGGTTGAGTCTAGATACAAAAAGAGAGATTAGTTCTTAGCTTTCACGCCTTCAATCTGCATGTATGTCAGTCTATGCTTTAACTTCTACTTATTGttcttcaagaaacatacttACTCGTTTAAATCCATAGACTGTTTTCTGTCTCGTGTAATCACACAACCCTCTCCAGACCGGTTGCCTCCCAGGATAAAGTATGCTGGGGCCATTATCTTGGTTTTGATCAATAAATTCTTGGCTTCTTCATAActatgcagaaacatttttttaaaaaagcatagtAGGAAACATTTTTAGTTCATTTGGAAACTAAAGGAATGGAAATTTTTAGCTCGGTAGAAACTAAGAGAAAGCAAGTAACTCGAGGAACATGTGTGTTTTAAAAAGAGTGAGCAATGGTTTGGAGACAGGAACAGTCTTTAACTCCTATATGGTGAAACACTGAGATATGACATGGTATTTTTTGAAGGTTCCTCTACtatgaatgaaaatgttctcaagaGAACTTCTTCCACCTTTAGAGTCTATGCCTTTCACCCAACAATAGAATAAGGGCAAATGATATGAAGTACAGTATGTAGGATTTGGGAAATACAGAGTAAGCCTTCTTGCAAATTAGGGCTGCCAAAAATTAAAGTTGATTAAGAAAGAAGAGTCCTAAATCTCATTCCCTTGCAGGCATTAAAAACAGGAATGATGCCCGTTTATCCTTGCACATTTGCACATAATGTTGGTCAAAGGAAAGGCAGTGTTGCTGTTAGAAGATTTCTACACCAGAACAGAAGATAACTTCTAAGTTTGTATGCATTACCATTTAAATGAAGATTCCATTGTAAAGTTTCCTTTTGTGTAtgatattttttgtgtgtgccagAAAAATTTCATGTTGTCCTTAACAGTGACAATATTCctagcatattaaaataaataaatcaattcaTACCCCTGCTGTAAAATAACATACGAAGAAAACGTGAGTAATTCCACAAGAGTGTCGAAAGCATCTCTTaagaaattctgaaataatttactCATCACAAATAAACTGGGGCTTGGGAAagtatttttatactttaatatggataatttaaaatgagccaaacattaaatttttataataaagcaACCAAGTTCATTACCTTGTGGCATTTTCCAGAACCGATCTAAAGATAAACCCTACCCACATGGCATCTCTCTTTCCCAAAATCCATTCTATGATACCTGTAAGAGATCAATCACACATAGTATCACAGGCCTGCAAGAAAGGAGACTATGAAATCAGAAATTACAGTCCATCCCTCCTCTACAAACCTTCGTAAAATTCCCACTTAAGAACACTGCACTTACCCATAAAACCGCCACTTAGAGCGAAACGTTCATTTAGTGTTAGACTAAACCGACCCTGCGAAAAATACAAAGCACTGTAATCAGAAACTTCAACCATCCTAGTTAAGGAGGCACTCTGTAATGGCATATCAAGACCTGGTTTGGAGGATGGGGAGTGCACAGATAAACCCAAACCATGATAACCTCTCCTTATAtcaacagaattttttaaaaagttcaaagcACTTTCCCATTTAGTATGTGAGATCAGTAAGCTGGACACACAGGTTGAATTATTGTCCCTCAAAAAGTTATGTGCAAATCCTAACCCCTAGCGCCTCAGAATGTGACCTGATTTGGAAATAAAGTCAATGAGGAGGGACTTGGTTAAGATGATGTAATACTCGTGTAAGGTGGGCTCTTAATCCAGTGACCAGTGCCCTTATAAAAAGGGAAGCAGAcacccccccaccacacacacaggaAGGGAAAAGGCCACGTGACAACAGAAGCAGAGGCTGAAGTGCTGCAGGTGCAGGCTAAGGATTGCCAAGGATAGGCCAAGAACCAGGGTAAATCGGAGCAAATCATCCTGTCCCTTGTACTCCAGGGACCTGCcaggaaaaatatggaaactgaggctggtAATCACAGGGTCACATTTTCCTTGCTTGGGAAATGATGGAGAATGTTTGTCCTGGGCTTCAAGACAAGGCTGCCCCAGATTCTGACATCCATCCCTGACACCCAGCCACatgcttgttttgtttatttttttattgcagaCCACACTCAGAAATGTTCATTTCCTTCCCACATGTCTCTGCCATGCAAGCTCAGACCTATGAAGGTAATAAAAAGTACAAAGGGATGGACTGGGGCTTCAAACTCTTTTTAGGTCCTCATTTCCTTAGACTCCACCCTTCAGAGGCAGGAAAAGCAGGACACAGAGCTACCTGTAAAACCAGGCAATCAGAGGTTTCTTACTGGTTGGAATCCTGTTAACAAGCCCACATAGCCAGCAAAACTTGTAGACTTGAAGacagttttattgtttctttggaAGTCCAAATTCACTGTTAAAGGTTTTAGTTCCTCAGTTATGACCCAGGAGTTATTATTTATATTCCACCTACAAAAGATAAATTTCAGTGAAATTTAGGATTAATGGGgttaataataaagataataataatgactatGTTGCTGGGAGTCAAATGTTGGACTGGTGCTTTATCTTCTAATCACTAACAATTAATCCCATCAAGAACTCTAATATTTCCCAGACAATAGAACAGAGGCTGAGACAAGTTAAACTCTCCCAATTTTACGTACCCCATAAATAGTGAGCCCCGGATGCAAAGTTAAGTCTTTCTAATCATAAAGCCCAACACTGGTACTGTTACATTTTTTCAGGAAGAACAAGAGGACACATAAAATAGAATACTACTCTTCCTTCTAAGCAATAAACAATACATGCACCTAGAGATTTCTATACCGAAGTACGACTTCTCAGTTATAAACTCTAAAATAACTGAATGATAAGAGTGTGCCCATCTTGTCTCAAAATGAAGGGATCTGGTATTTTCACTTACAGTCGTATTTTGGGCATGACTTGGGATTTACTTTTCTTCGATATAATACAATCTGTTGTTCTTATAGACTGACACACACCATTCTTTACTTACCCAAGAAATAGTCCAAAGTCCATGTTTCTAACATGTAGTAGATGACCTGGTTAAAAGTGAGTAGAAGAGACATATGATAACGGTTAAGATAGTACTATTGATTCTATATCAAAGCTGGACACTTAATTTGGGTTAATTTTCATTCACAACTAttcaatttaacaataaaaattaagccGGAGATTGATTTCACGGGGCTTAACAAAACCAAGCTGTTGGCACTGTCATATCTGCCAGATCTCTTCCACAAAACCTGAGACTGGCAGGGTTCGAGGAAAGATCAGGATAAGGGAAAAGGATCAGTGATCATTCTTTGGTCCACTATGATGGTTCTACCAGGACATAGATATCTTGGCCTCAACTAATGGGACTTACCAACAGGTTTCCCTTCAGGGATTATTACCAACAGCTGGAGACTTCAAAGGTTAGATACAGGCAGACTTTATATCCAGAGTATACACCAAGAACCAGAGAAAATTAGAGCAAATCATCCTGAACCTTGTACTCTGGGGACCTACcaggaaaaatatggaaactgGGCTGGTTatcacagggtcacatttccCATGCTTGGGAAATGATGGAGAATGTTTGTCCTGGGCTTCAAGGCAAGGCTGCTGGGATCATTATGTCTATGAAGATAATAAAGAACTAGCTCCTGTGATGCCTTATATCAAATCATGTAGACGGGTATAAGTAAACCATGAGGAAGAGTAAGAAACACTTCCAAGTTCTTTGCATGCCTGAATTAAACTCTAATAGGCACTACAATAGTCTTAAATTAAGGACAGTTTTCAATTTACCAAGATATACATAATAAAGTTCTAGCTCCACTTATTTAGAAGACTTTCTTTCCACTTGGTACTCTGTGCTGCGCACACTCTCTCAGCACACACACATTTACCTTTTTTGTCTTCTGTCACTATTGAAGTACACATGGTAAAAACTTCATAGAAAATATTGAAGGCAATAATCTCACCTATGAGAAAAGGACATTTTCTTGTTAATATACAGTACCATTAACAAGATAGAAGCATTATTTTTCAAGATAACAAAACAACTGCCATCACTGTGTGATGGATGAGCCAAGCATGGTTAAGCAGGTGACCAGGTGGTGGTCTTTCCTGTGCTCTCACGAGCCTGTGCTCTCACCAGCCTCGGAATAAAACAAATCACCAAAGGAGAAGCTACTGGGCACGTGAGAAATCTGGGTAAGTGCGACTCAGGCTACAACAAGAGAGCCAAATTTTTTATCAGTAagcttcattttaattttcttcggGGGGGCTCAAATATAGTAATTTAATACATCTGGTTCTTGAAAAGGTAGAGTGTATTTTGCCCAGATTTCTGAGTGTGACTACTATTTCTAAggtgagaaaagagaaatgtgaaCTATTAACAAAAGCATTAGTGCAGAGCTGCCAAGAACAGCTACtgtagaacattttattttttgaatatttttccaaaagTGTAAAATACCAGCTAGCATTTAACTCCAAAGTGCACAGGGGGCAGGGTGACGgcgactcagtggcagaattttcacctgccatgccagagacccaggttcga from Tamandua tetradactyla isolate mTamTet1 chromosome 26, mTamTet1.pri, whole genome shotgun sequence carries:
- the ASAH1 gene encoding acid ceramidase, giving the protein MLGPSRLTFVFLAAAATHAVAQQVPPWTEDCRKSTYPPSGPTYRGPVPWYTINLDLPPYKRWHALMTEKAPAVKILLKTLRDFSDAFVPSGKLMALVDQKLPDLLGQLPDPFGKEIEGIAAVIDVPLGEIIAFNIFYEVFTMCTSIVTEDKKGHLLHVRNMDFGLFLGWNINNNSWVITEELKPLTVNLDFQRNNKTVFKSTSFAGYVGLLTGFQPGRFSLTLNERFALSGGFMGIIEWILGKRDAMWVGFIFRSVLENATSYEEAKNLLIKTKIMAPAYFILGGNRSGEGCVITRDRKQSMDLNELNPRQGKWYVVQTNYDHWKNPFFLDDRRTPAKMCLNRTTQEHISFATLYDVLSTKPVLNKLTVFTTLMDVPKGQLESYLRDCPDPCIGW